One region of Bradyrhizobium betae genomic DNA includes:
- a CDS encoding sterol desaturase family protein → MIPALRSALALALHGGAFTRSNWLFWLDFTVYPLAAAMVAAVDWRGSAIDAGWVALALLGFVLFTFTEYWVHRLPLHAWLYHDRHERHHTHPREYVVFPIYYSPAIFAAAYLALPHAVFVGFTLGYLWFLVWHHLLHHVDLNRVPAFVRAYAVWHLAHHHDETCNFGITVPVWDFVFGTYRRV, encoded by the coding sequence ATGATCCCTGCACTTCGCAGCGCGCTCGCGCTTGCGCTTCACGGCGGCGCGTTCACCCGGTCGAACTGGCTGTTCTGGCTCGACTTCACGGTCTACCCGCTGGCGGCTGCGATGGTTGCGGCCGTCGACTGGCGGGGCTCGGCGATCGATGCGGGATGGGTTGCACTCGCGCTGCTCGGCTTCGTGCTGTTCACCTTCACCGAATACTGGGTGCATCGCCTGCCGCTGCACGCATGGCTCTATCACGACCGGCACGAACGCCATCACACCCATCCCCGGGAATACGTCGTGTTCCCGATCTATTACAGCCCGGCGATCTTTGCGGCTGCCTATCTGGCGCTACCGCATGCCGTCTTTGTCGGCTTCACGCTCGGCTATCTCTGGTTCCTGGTCTGGCACCACCTGCTCCACCACGTTGATCTCAACAGGGTGCCGGCCTTCGTGCGCGCCTACGCGGTCTGGCACCTCGCCCATCACCACGACGAGACCTGCAATTTCGGAATCACAGTTCCGGTCTGGGACTTCGTGTTCGGCACTTATCGGCGCGTTTAA